A genomic window from Deltaproteobacteria bacterium includes:
- a CDS encoding phage baseplate assembly protein V: MSDPVSIIRAIVRDELKSLRLGDLAIVTSVFPHAEGDENNYECSVKLREGDLELRRVPMATPHMGMVSVPNVGDLVLLSYVGADPNRPIVVGRLYSDKANPPEHDENEWRLKYPFEGETEIAIDKEEAIVLTAGKTVVTVEKDGAVQITGETDLQIEVKGNVDLKCSDCKIDASGNVELGSGGAGVITEDSHKCFFTGAPLMGSKSVKAKG, from the coding sequence TTGAGTGACCCCGTTTCCATTATCCGCGCCATTGTCCGTGATGAGTTGAAATCCCTGCGGCTCGGTGATCTGGCTATAGTGACGTCCGTCTTTCCTCATGCCGAAGGGGATGAAAATAATTATGAATGCAGCGTGAAGCTCCGTGAAGGGGATTTAGAACTGCGCCGGGTGCCCATGGCCACACCTCATATGGGCATGGTCAGTGTGCCCAACGTAGGTGATTTGGTGCTTTTATCCTATGTCGGGGCCGACCCCAACCGTCCCATTGTTGTGGGGCGGCTTTATAGCGACAAGGCCAATCCGCCGGAGCATGACGAAAATGAATGGCGCCTCAAATATCCCTTTGAAGGGGAAACGGAAATTGCCATCGATAAAGAAGAAGCCATTGTTCTGACAGCGGGTAAAACGGTTGTTACCGTCGAAAAGGATGGCGCTGTACAGATTACCGGAGAAACAGATTTGCAGATTGAAGTAAAAGGCAATGTCGATTTGAAATGCAGTGATTGCAAAATCGATGCGTCAGGTAATGTGGAGCTCGGTAGCGGCGGGGCCGGTGTGATTACCGAAGATAGCCACAAATGTTTTTTTACCGGCGCGCCGTTAATGGGATCAAAGAGTGTGAAGGCAAAGGGCTAG
- a CDS encoding DUF2634 domain-containing protein: MSDPLKTDIGLDFAQDGSIDLAMEAGQAECVSGKENLVQALKLRLLMYRGELTGLGHPRHGTVIRDLLGEPMTSANLELLRRYVRKAILADSRVARVESIVVIPRRDLSGAVDVTAVVRAIEGSSAEIELTIDEKQS; the protein is encoded by the coding sequence ATGTCCGACCCCTTAAAGACTGATATAGGCCTTGACTTTGCCCAGGACGGTTCCATTGATCTCGCAATGGAAGCAGGACAGGCAGAGTGTGTGAGTGGCAAGGAAAATCTCGTTCAGGCCCTCAAACTCCGGCTGCTCATGTATCGCGGTGAACTAACGGGACTGGGCCACCCCCGCCACGGGACAGTTATTCGTGATCTTTTGGGTGAACCCATGACCAGCGCCAACCTGGAACTGCTGCGCCGTTATGTGCGAAAAGCCATTCTTGCCGATTCCAGAGTGGCCAGGGTGGAATCGATTGTTGTAATACCCCGGCGTGACCTTTCAGGGGCTGTAGATGTAACGGCCGTCGTCAGGGCAATTGAAGGCAGCAGCGCTGAAATTGAGCTTACAATAGATGAAAAGCAATCGTAA